From the genome of Erythrobacter litoralis, one region includes:
- a CDS encoding mechanosensitive ion channel family protein: protein MDEWIERTRELLPSDWASIAAAALAAGVAVAVALVAHRILFRILRRVARASESDADNIVVRELVRPTRWAIVALGLVLAARTMPVLDTVWQAIAGFILPALIGWMALSIMRATVKALELRADISVADNLAARRRRTRLAIFSRIGTFAIIFVTVGLMLLSIPGIRDIGVTLMASAGLAALAVGAAAQPALKALIGGLQMALTEPIRIDDVVIIDGEWGRIEDIRTTYVVVRIWDERRLVVPVHKFLDESFQNWTRRESQLLGTVFLHLDPMAEVEKVRAKYEELIAQNPLWDRRVQVVQVTGTAPDYIEVRLLMSAKDAGTAFDLRCQIREAMMAFIRDEMPEAIARRRWEPIEKDGADTLPG from the coding sequence ATGGATGAGTGGATCGAAAGAACGCGCGAGCTCCTGCCGAGCGACTGGGCCAGCATCGCCGCGGCCGCGCTGGCGGCGGGGGTTGCGGTCGCCGTCGCACTGGTCGCGCATCGCATCCTGTTTCGCATCCTGCGCCGCGTGGCCCGTGCGAGCGAGAGCGACGCCGACAATATCGTCGTGCGCGAGCTCGTCCGGCCGACCCGCTGGGCGATCGTCGCGCTCGGGCTCGTCCTCGCCGCCCGGACCATGCCGGTGCTCGACACGGTCTGGCAGGCGATCGCCGGATTCATACTGCCGGCTCTGATCGGCTGGATGGCCCTTTCGATCATGCGGGCGACCGTGAAGGCGCTCGAATTGCGGGCAGATATCAGCGTCGCGGACAACCTCGCGGCGCGCAGGCGGCGCACGCGGCTGGCGATCTTCAGCCGGATCGGGACCTTCGCGATCATCTTCGTGACTGTGGGACTGATGCTTCTCTCGATCCCCGGAATCCGCGACATCGGCGTCACGCTGATGGCTTCGGCGGGCCTTGCCGCACTAGCGGTAGGCGCTGCGGCACAGCCTGCCTTGAAGGCCCTGATCGGCGGCCTGCAGATGGCCCTGACCGAGCCGATCCGGATCGACGACGTCGTCATCATCGATGGCGAATGGGGCCGGATAGAGGATATCCGCACGACCTATGTCGTGGTCCGCATCTGGGACGAACGGCGGCTGGTCGTGCCCGTGCACAAATTCCTCGACGAGAGTTTTCAGAACTGGACCCGGCGCGAATCCCAGTTGCTGGGAACGGTGTTCCTCCATCTCGATCCCATGGCAGAGGTCGAAAAGGTGCGGGCCAAATACGAAGAGCTGATCGCGCAGAACCCGCTATGGGATCGGCGCGTCCAGGTCGTGCAGGTGACCGGCACCGCGCCCGATTACATCGAGGTCCGGCTGCTGATGAGCGCGAAGGATGCCGGCACCGCGTTCGACCTGCGCTGCCAGATTCGCGAGGCGATGATGGCGTTCATCCGCGACGAAATGCCCGAGGCGATCGCGCGGCGTCGGTGGGAGCCGATCGAAAAGGACGGGGCGGACACATTGCCCGGCTGA